A window of Mustela lutreola isolate mMusLut2 chromosome X, mMusLut2.pri, whole genome shotgun sequence genomic DNA:
CCTGGCCACGGGGTTGGCCGCCGGGATGGCCAGGGGTCTGGCCGGCATAGGGGGCATGCAGGGCGAGAAGGAGACCATGCAAGACCTGAATGACCGCCTGGCCTCCTACCTGGAGAGGGTGAGGAGCCTGGAGGCAGATAATCAGAGACTGGAGGTGAGAATCTGGGAACACCTGGAGAAGAAGGGACCCCAGGTCAGAGACTGGGGGCATTACTTCAAGACCATCGAGGAGCTGAGGTCTCAGATTTTTGCAAGTTCTGTGGACAATGCCCGCATCGTTCTGCAGATTGACAATGCCCGTCTTGCTGCTGATGACTTCAGAGTCAAGTATGAGACGGAACTGGCCATGCACCAGTCCGTGGAGAGTGATATCCACGGGCTCCGCAAGGTCATCGATGACACCAATGTCACTAGGCTGCAGCTGGAGACAGAGATTGAGGCTCTCAAGGAGGAGTTGCTCTTTATGAAGAAGAACCATGAGGAGGAAGTAAAGGGTCTACAGAACCAAATTGCCAACTCTGGGTTGACCGTGGAGTTGGATGCCCCCAAGTCTCAGGACCTCAGCAAGATCATGGCAGACATCCGGGCCCAGTATGATGAGCTGGCTCGGAAGAACCGAGAGGAGCTGGACAAATACTGGTCCCAGCAGATTGAGGAAAGCACCACAGTGATCACCACACAGACCTCAGAGATAGGAGAGGCTGAGATGACCCTCACGGAGCTGAGACGTACCGCCCAGTCCTTGGAGATCAACCTGGATTCGATGAGAAACCTGAAGGCCAGCTTAGAGAACAGCCTCAGGGAGGTCAAAACCCGCTACGCCATGCAGATGGAGCAGCTCAACGGGGTCCTGCTGCACCTGGAGTCTGAACTGTCCCAGACCCGGGCAGAGGGGCAGCGCCAGGCCCAGGAGTACGAAGCCCTGTTGAATGTCAAGGTCAAGCTGGAGGCTGAGATCGCTACCTACCGTCGCCTGCTGGAAGATGGGGAGGACTTCAATCTCAGTGACGCCCTGGACAGCAGCAGCTCCATGCAAACCATCCAGAAAACCACTACCCGCAAGATTGTGGACGGCAAGGTCGTGTCTGAGACCAATGACACCAAAGTTCTGAGGCGttgagggagcagaagcagggtaCACTTTGGGGAGCAGGAGGCCAATAAAAAGTTcgaaggtcaaaaaaaaaaattaatgtataaagatgtgttgtgtctctctctatatatatgcacatacatatacatgtatatatttgtatatacggAATATTACTATgctatcagaaagaatgaaatcttgccatttgcaatgatgcagatggaactagagtgtgccatgttaaatgaaataagtcagtcagagaaatacaaattccatatgatttcacatatatgtgtaatataagaAACAAAGCATGAACatatgaggaggaaaaaaagagaaagagggaagcaaagcataagagacactgatagagaaaaaattgagggttgatggaaggatGTGAGTGGAGTAAgggctaaataggtgatggatattaaggagagcacttgttatGGTGAACACTGAGTATTATCAtatataaatgatgaatcactaaattctactccagaaaacaatattgcactatatgttaaagaagtagaattcaaataaaatttgaaaaaaaataaaaaatgagttaaaaaggagatcagggttttttgtttgtcttttctcctctgttaattttttttggttcttaaattggacatatgaatgaaattatatggtatttttctttctctgactcacttagcattatactatccaaatccatccatgttgttgcaaatgtccattgacagatgaatgaataaagaagatacacacagagagagacacacacacagtggaatatttttagccataaaaaataagatattctaatttaaaaaaaattaattccacaaatgagtgagatTACATGGTATTTGGCtttctttaacttatttcacttgtaATACCCTACacgtctatccatgttgtcataaatggcaagatttccttccttttagtgGAAGAA
This region includes:
- the LOC131821889 gene encoding keratin, type I cytoskeletal 18-like; the protein is MSFTTHSTFSSNYRSLGSMQSPSHRVRPVSSAASVYAGAGGSGSRISVSRSTSFRGGWGSGGLATGLAAGMARGLAGIGGMQGEKETMQDLNDRLASYLERVRSLEADNQRLEVRIWEHLEKKGPQVRDWGHYFKTIEELRSQIFASSVDNARIVLQIDNARLAADDFRVKYETELAMHQSVESDIHGLRKVIDDTNVTRLQLETEIEALKEELLFMKKNHEEEVKGLQNQIANSGLTVELDAPKSQDLSKIMADIRAQYDELARKNREELDKYWSQQIEESTTVITTQTSEIGEAEMTLTELRRTAQSLEINLDSMRNLKASLENSLREVKTRYAMQMEQLNGVLLHLESELSQTRAEGQRQAQEYEALLNVKVKLEAEIATYRRLLEDGEDFNLSDALDSSSSMQTIQKTTTRKIVDGKVVSETNDTKVLRR